The Sulfurimonas hydrogeniphila genome includes a window with the following:
- a CDS encoding MotE family protein codes for MRYLLLTAFLCSSLFSIQNSDKLFECTQIFNERKNELLVELERIDEQKQALNALKTATEELLKQKEAKLSLKEEEVNAKLEQISEKEKKIKAMLEKDAQILKELKSTKMNKISQTFAKMKAGAAANVLSDMDEIEAVAILQSLKPKVVGKILTKMDPKKASKLTQLLAK; via the coding sequence TTGAGATATCTTTTACTTACAGCATTTCTCTGCTCTTCACTTTTTTCGATACAAAACAGTGACAAACTTTTTGAATGCACACAAATATTCAACGAAAGAAAAAATGAACTTTTGGTTGAACTTGAACGTATAGATGAGCAAAAACAGGCATTAAATGCCTTGAAAACGGCTACTGAAGAGTTATTGAAACAAAAAGAGGCAAAACTTTCTTTGAAAGAAGAGGAAGTGAATGCCAAACTGGAGCAGATCAGCGAAAAAGAGAAGAAAATAAAAGCAATGCTTGAAAAAGATGCGCAAATTCTCAAAGAGCTGAAATCGACAAAGATGAATAAAATATCGCAAACATTTGCAAAAATGAAAGCAGGGGCTGCGGCAAATGTACTCTCGGACATGGACGAAATAGAAGCAGTGGCTATTTTGCAGTCTCTCAAACCAAAAGTAGTAGGAAAAATATTAACCAAGATGGATCCAAAAAAAGCATCAAAGTTAACGCAACTATTAGCTAAATAA
- a CDS encoding DUF507 family protein has translation MKISLKTIPHIANKIAVDLNKSGAVTMTKGLENVALEAQKVLEENVKQEMALEKKVDEICMDNEEEIEFMLADERQLFFMIKKKLAPEYGVILDYEERYSDISHKILDELYEEDLIHFEVTENRIKNIIYNAITSFIADASEIEDAVMDKIRSYKRKFIPGTDEFDILHEKLYREELMKRGME, from the coding sequence ATGAAAATATCTCTTAAAACTATTCCCCATATCGCAAATAAAATTGCTGTTGATTTAAACAAAAGCGGTGCTGTTACAATGACAAAAGGGCTTGAAAATGTCGCACTTGAGGCACAGAAAGTATTGGAAGAGAATGTCAAGCAGGAGATGGCTCTTGAGAAAAAAGTAGATGAGATCTGTATGGACAATGAAGAAGAGATTGAGTTTATGCTTGCAGACGAGAGACAGCTTTTCTTTATGATTAAGAAAAAACTGGCTCCCGAATACGGGGTGATTTTAGATTATGAGGAGCGGTACTCGGATATATCGCACAAAATTCTTGATGAACTTTATGAAGAAGATTTGATTCATTTTGAAGTAACGGAAAATCGTATTAAAAATATTATTTACAATGCCATTACTTCTTTTATTGCGGATGCGTCGGAAATTGAAGATGCCGTAATGGACAAAATTCGTTCGTACAAGAGAAAATTTATTCCCGGAACAGATGAGTTTGACATCTTGCATGAAAAACTTTACAGAGAAGAATTAATGAAAAGAGGAATGGAGTAA
- the carA gene encoding glutamine-hydrolyzing carbamoyl-phosphate synthase small subunit encodes MSYSLKKAWIYLENGTFLEANSFGADKTEVGEIVFNTSMSGYQEIMSDPSYAGQFVTFTMPEIGNVGVNEQDMESAKAHAKGMIVRKYQGRYSNFRAQNSLHDFLIENSVMGICDIDTRYLTKMLRSEGSMMMVASTLISDKEELKQILQNASRIEDVNYIEQVSTKEPYQHTSSTFSYRAFKYDEAPKAEAKIVVIDFGVKRNILNELVSAGIEAEVIPNDFIAEDLIEKYHAKLIDGVFLSNGPGDPLVLKREQEQIKKLIDAKVPMFGICLGHQLLSIAHGYDTFKLKFGHHGGNHPVKNEKTGLVEITAQNHNYNVPDTITEIAEVTHTNLFDGTIEGLRYHEAPVFSVQHHPEASPGPKESRYIFSEFLSLIRR; translated from the coding sequence ATGAGTTATTCATTGAAAAAAGCCTGGATATATTTGGAGAACGGTACTTTTTTGGAAGCAAACAGTTTTGGTGCAGACAAAACAGAGGTCGGCGAAATCGTTTTTAATACCTCAATGAGCGGCTATCAGGAGATAATGAGTGATCCCTCGTATGCCGGACAGTTTGTTACTTTTACAATGCCGGAGATCGGAAATGTCGGTGTGAATGAGCAGGATATGGAGAGCGCCAAGGCGCATGCCAAGGGAATGATAGTGCGAAAGTACCAGGGGCGTTATTCAAATTTTCGTGCACAAAACTCCTTGCATGATTTTTTGATTGAGAACAGTGTGATGGGTATTTGTGATATTGACACACGCTATCTGACAAAAATGCTCAGAAGCGAAGGTTCCATGATGATGGTTGCTTCAACATTAATAAGCGACAAAGAAGAGCTGAAACAGATTCTCCAAAACGCTTCCCGCATTGAAGATGTAAACTATATAGAACAGGTCAGCACAAAAGAGCCGTATCAGCATACTTCAAGCACTTTTTCATACAGAGCATTCAAGTATGACGAAGCACCAAAAGCAGAGGCAAAAATCGTTGTCATTGACTTTGGTGTCAAGCGTAATATTTTAAATGAACTTGTGAGTGCAGGCATCGAGGCAGAAGTCATCCCAAATGATTTTATAGCCGAAGACCTGATAGAAAAATATCATGCAAAATTAATTGACGGCGTCTTTTTGTCAAACGGTCCCGGTGATCCGCTGGTACTTAAACGCGAACAGGAGCAGATTAAAAAGCTTATAGATGCAAAAGTGCCGATGTTCGGAATATGTCTGGGGCATCAACTGCTCTCAATTGCTCACGGATATGATACTTTTAAATTAAAGTTCGGACATCACGGTGGCAACCATCCTGTCAAAAACGAAAAAACCGGACTGGTTGAGATTACAGCACAAAATCATAACTATAACGTTCCGGACACTATTACAGAGATTGCAGAGGTGACACATACAAATCTTTTTGACGGAACCATTGAAGGCTTACGTTATCATGAAGCGCCTGTATTTTCAGTCCAGCATCACCCGGAAGCTTCCCCCGGTCCCAAAGAGAGCCGCTATATATTCAGTGAGTTTTTATCTTTGATAAGAAGATAA
- the ccoN gene encoding cytochrome-c oxidase, cbb3-type subunit I, with product MENRPLEYDYTVAKMFMLTTIVLGIVGMSIGVFIAFELAFPGLNTIFGAGLAEYTNFSRLRPLHTDAVAFGFTLSGIFATWYYVGQRVLKVSMAESKFLMFIGKLQFWLYVIGVAAVVVSLFMGITTSKEYAEFEWPIDIAIVVVWVLWGVSIFGLIGIRREKSLYISIWYYIATFLGVAMLYLFNNMEIPTMLATSAAGETGIGAWYHSISMYAGTNDALVQWWYGHNAVAFVFTVPIIAMIYYFLPKESGQAIYSYKLSLLAFWGLMFVYLWAGGHHLLYSTVPDWMQTMGSVFSVILILPSWGSAINMLLTMKGEWQQVAASPLIKFMVLASTFYMFSTLEGPIQAIKSVNAIAHFTDWIVGHVHDGTLGWVGFMIIAALYHMAPRVFKRELYSKSLMAAQFWIQTLGIVLYFTSMWIAGITQGMMWRAHDEFGNLAYSFMDTVDVLHPYYALRGTGGLLYLIGFFMFAYNIYKTMSSRPVEESELQNASPMGA from the coding sequence ATGGAGAATCGTCCATTAGAGTACGACTATACGGTTGCAAAGATGTTCATGTTGACAACAATTGTTTTAGGAATTGTTGGTATGAGTATCGGTGTATTTATTGCATTTGAACTTGCATTCCCTGGATTGAATACAATCTTTGGTGCAGGTTTGGCTGAATATACAAACTTTAGTCGTCTTCGTCCATTGCATACTGACGCAGTTGCATTTGGTTTTACGTTAAGTGGTATTTTTGCTACGTGGTATTATGTTGGTCAGAGGGTACTGAAAGTATCTATGGCAGAATCTAAATTTCTGATGTTTATCGGTAAACTTCAATTTTGGTTATATGTTATCGGTGTTGCGGCAGTTGTTGTTTCACTGTTTATGGGAATTACTACCTCAAAAGAGTACGCTGAATTCGAATGGCCTATTGATATAGCCATTGTTGTTGTATGGGTACTGTGGGGTGTAAGTATCTTCGGTCTTATCGGTATTCGCCGTGAGAAATCATTATATATTTCTATCTGGTATTATATTGCTACTTTCTTGGGTGTGGCTATGTTGTATCTGTTTAACAATATGGAAATTCCTACAATGCTGGCAACTTCTGCAGCAGGTGAGACAGGAATCGGTGCATGGTATCACTCTATTTCTATGTATGCAGGTACTAATGATGCGCTAGTACAGTGGTGGTATGGACACAATGCGGTTGCATTTGTATTTACTGTGCCTATTATTGCTATGATTTATTACTTTTTGCCAAAAGAGTCCGGACAGGCGATTTACTCTTATAAATTGTCTTTACTTGCATTCTGGGGTTTAATGTTTGTATATCTTTGGGCCGGTGGTCACCACCTTCTTTACTCAACTGTTCCTGACTGGATGCAGACTATGGGTTCTGTTTTCTCGGTAATTCTTATTTTACCGTCATGGGGTTCAGCGATCAATATGCTTTTGACAATGAAGGGTGAATGGCAACAGGTTGCAGCATCTCCATTGATTAAGTTTATGGTTCTTGCTTCAACTTTCTATATGTTCTCAACTTTGGAAGGACCTATCCAGGCGATTAAATCTGTTAATGCTATTGCACACTTTACTGACTGGATTGTCGGTCACGTACATGACGGTACTCTTGGTTGGGTCGGATTTATGATTATTGCTGCGCTTTACCATATGGCTCCGCGTGTATTCAAACGTGAACTGTATTCTAAAAGTCTTATGGCTGCACAATTCTGGATTCAAACTTTAGGTATCGTTTTATACTTTACTTCTATGTGGATTGCAGGTATCACTCAAGGTATGATGTGGCGTGCTCACGATGAGTTTGGAAACCTGGCATATTCATTTATGGATACTGTTGATGTATTGCATCCTTACTATGCTTTACGTGGTACAGGTGGATTGTTATATCTTATCGGTTTCTTTATGTTTGCTTATAATATTTACAAAACTATGTCGTCTCGTCCTGTGGAAGAGTCTGAATTACAAAATGCTTCGCCTATGGGCGCTTAA
- the ccoO gene encoding cytochrome-c oxidase, cbb3-type subunit II, translating to MFHWLEKHPFFFAVGVFVVIAFAGLIEIVPNFAQASRPVIGTKPISLLEQAGRDVYIKNSCNACHSQLIRPFKAETDRYGHYSLSGEYAYDRPFLWGSKRTGPDLHRVGNYRTTEWHENHMKDPKSVMPSSIMPGYPWMFTNSADIDTAYATQLTNAQFFGVPYNKPVPMKDGSTTVVKMADSVAQAHAMALEEAKKITAKMKDQDVKDAVAAGKIPEIVALIAYLNSLK from the coding sequence ATGTTTCATTGGTTAGAAAAACACCCGTTCTTTTTTGCGGTAGGTGTATTTGTAGTAATTGCGTTTGCGGGTTTGATTGAAATCGTTCCAAACTTTGCACAGGCTTCTCGTCCTGTTATCGGAACTAAACCGATAAGTCTGTTAGAACAGGCCGGTCGTGATGTTTATATCAAAAACAGCTGTAATGCCTGTCATTCACAGCTTATTCGTCCGTTTAAAGCGGAGACTGACCGTTACGGTCACTACTCTTTAAGTGGAGAGTATGCGTATGACAGACCATTCCTTTGGGGCTCAAAAAGAACAGGTCCGGATTTACACAGAGTAGGAAATTACAGAACTACCGAGTGGCATGAAAACCACATGAAAGATCCAAAGTCTGTAATGCCATCAAGTATTATGCCTGGTTATCCGTGGATGTTTACAAACAGTGCAGATATAGACACTGCATATGCGACACAGTTGACAAATGCACAGTTCTTTGGTGTACCGTATAACAAGCCTGTTCCTATGAAAGACGGCTCAACTACAGTAGTTAAAATGGCAGATTCTGTTGCTCAAGCACATGCTATGGCACTGGAAGAAGCGAAAAAAATTACAGCGAAAATGAAAGATCAAGACGTTAAAGATGCAGTGGCTGCAGGTAAAATACCTGAAATAGTTGCTTTAATTGCATATTTAAACAGTCTTAAATAG
- a CDS encoding CcoQ/FixQ family Cbb3-type cytochrome c oxidase assembly chaperone, whose translation MDFNEFAAYAYFFLIVFLVVATYSYVYHLYTKKKDATGVDYEHYSNMALKDDIGDTPVKPVSKTEEK comes from the coding sequence GTGGATTTTAATGAATTTGCCGCGTATGCGTATTTCTTTTTAATAGTTTTTTTGGTGGTTGCAACATATTCGTATGTGTATCATCTTTATACAAAAAAGAAAGATGCTACCGGAGTTGATTATGAACACTATAGTAATATGGCACTGAAGGATGATATAGGGGATACTCCGGTAAAACCTGTATCAAAGACAGAAGAAAAATAG
- a CDS encoding c-type cytochrome, giving the protein MNKLYLWGIIITAAMLAATYATVGYQKGGLNDDIVNMLAIAGAVALVIITVFVVIKYVRQMQVDQATGELADESWDNIGEYKNPVPFGWAIMFLGTMIWGMWYFTIGYPVNAFSQIGQYNEEVKEKDADFEKKYANIKGEQLVNMGESVYLVECVACHGLNADGNNEVDAADLNRRISAKSVKYVINHGSNNKLLGTEMPMPDRNGLFNAATGALITDKEIDEVADYVAGGLKDANSAGAAVFANVCAACHGPDGKGMAYVAPDIATWNQQLIINVLDNGKIGAIGKMPAMDRLNPKQKEAIAAYVMSLSKGE; this is encoded by the coding sequence ATGAATAAGCTTTATCTTTGGGGAATTATCATAACGGCTGCAATGTTGGCTGCAACATATGCAACAGTTGGATACCAAAAAGGCGGTCTCAATGATGATATCGTCAATATGCTTGCAATTGCAGGGGCTGTGGCACTTGTAATAATTACAGTATTTGTGGTTATCAAGTATGTTCGTCAGATGCAGGTTGATCAGGCAACTGGTGAATTGGCAGATGAGTCATGGGACAACATAGGTGAATATAAAAACCCGGTACCTTTTGGTTGGGCAATTATGTTTTTAGGTACAATGATTTGGGGTATGTGGTATTTTACAATCGGGTATCCAGTAAATGCATTTTCTCAAATCGGTCAGTACAATGAAGAAGTAAAAGAAAAAGATGCTGACTTTGAGAAAAAATATGCAAACATCAAAGGTGAACAACTTGTAAACATGGGTGAATCTGTGTATCTGGTTGAGTGTGTTGCCTGTCACGGTCTCAATGCTGACGGCAATAATGAAGTTGATGCGGCAGATTTAAACCGCAGAATATCTGCTAAAAGTGTGAAGTATGTTATCAATCACGGTTCAAACAACAAACTTTTAGGAACAGAGATGCCGATGCCTGATAGAAACGGTCTTTTCAATGCAGCAACCGGTGCATTGATTACAGATAAAGAGATAGATGAAGTGGCTGATTATGTTGCAGGCGGATTAAAAGATGCAAACAGCGCAGGTGCGGCAGTATTTGCAAATGTATGTGCCGCATGTCACGGTCCTGACGGAAAAGGCATGGCATATGTTGCTCCGGATATTGCAACTTGGAACCAACAACTGATCATCAATGTTCTTGATAACGGTAAAATAGGGGCTATTGGTAAAATGCCAGCAATGGACAGACTGAACCCTAAACAAAAAGAAGCTATTGCAGCATATGTGATGAGCTTAAGTAAAGGAGAGTAG
- a CDS encoding DUF4006 family protein — MNENRSVFALDGVTGMLIATVLLLSILVFLTVNALSVQHANAENFYQIKDEKSIKMFSTENAKHVVDVK; from the coding sequence ATGAATGAAAATAGAAGTGTTTTTGCTCTTGATGGTGTAACGGGTATGCTGATTGCAACTGTTTTACTGCTCAGCATATTGGTTTTTTTAACTGTTAATGCCTTAAGCGTACAACATGCAAATGCTGAAAACTTTTATCAGATAAAAGATGAAAAATCAATTAAGATGTTTAGTACCGAAAATGCTAAGCATGTTGTTGATGTGAAGTAA
- a CDS encoding 3-dehydroquinate dehydratase, whose translation MKLLRRGLYALTLILLFQTHLFAEYLYKDEVIHNPKFTEEVETLGSTLYKKTGISLRLMMLKELPKNMTMYEYEKKILSQFQEPTILLTFSEMNSQVDIEANDQSLYKYFDKKQVLSPVTSYVQAFMMAAFYAKSWDDFVSIMSNTGGTILPLLGGKAKKGMVADKYSAAMFNGYLDIAQQIAKAKGVKLGHGFDSDANQTSLFYVRVLFYGFILYGIVMLFKRKIYKMRHKNEHYKKW comes from the coding sequence TTGAAACTTTTAAGAAGAGGGCTTTATGCCCTCACCCTCATACTGTTATTTCAAACACATTTATTTGCAGAGTATTTATATAAAGATGAAGTGATACACAACCCAAAATTCACGGAAGAGGTGGAAACCTTAGGGAGTACGCTTTATAAGAAAACAGGGATTTCTTTACGCCTGATGATGCTTAAAGAACTGCCAAAGAATATGACGATGTACGAATATGAAAAAAAAATATTATCGCAGTTTCAGGAACCGACAATATTGTTGACATTCTCTGAAATGAATTCGCAGGTAGATATAGAAGCAAATGATCAGTCTTTATATAAATATTTTGACAAAAAACAGGTACTGAGTCCGGTTACGTCCTATGTACAGGCTTTTATGATGGCAGCCTTTTATGCAAAAAGCTGGGATGACTTTGTCAGCATTATGAGCAATACCGGAGGGACTATTTTGCCTCTTTTAGGCGGAAAAGCAAAAAAAGGAATGGTCGCAGACAAATATTCTGCGGCAATGTTTAACGGTTACCTGGATATAGCGCAGCAGATAGCAAAAGCCAAGGGTGTCAAGTTGGGACATGGATTTGACAGTGATGCAAATCAAACGTCTTTGTTTTATGTAAGAGTATTATTCTATGGTTTTATTTTATATGGTATAGTTATGCTTTTTAAAAGAAAAATTTATAAAATGAGGCATAAAAATGAGCATTATAAAAAGTGGTAG
- a CDS encoding FixH family protein, translated as MSIIKSGRLWPYAIGLAITGVFGLCVWTIIETSKADIQPSDDYMTKYQDADANANKLIKQRIAFDKAYKLKFVSDRISENGSDVKYALTTKEGKAVKGAKMILEISRPEVDTYTKTLKDPVFEEGLYVFHDVKFPKKGVWNLLLKVDVGDKSRFYAIKTDTRIINDRSIQEASQY; from the coding sequence ATGAGCATTATAAAAAGTGGTAGACTCTGGCCTTATGCAATAGGGCTGGCAATTACAGGTGTTTTTGGCTTATGCGTATGGACAATTATAGAAACAAGCAAGGCTGACATACAGCCGAGTGATGATTATATGACAAAATACCAGGATGCAGATGCAAATGCAAACAAACTTATCAAACAGAGAATAGCTTTTGACAAAGCATATAAACTGAAATTTGTTTCAGACAGAATTTCAGAAAATGGTTCGGATGTAAAGTATGCCCTCACTACAAAAGAGGGCAAAGCGGTCAAAGGCGCAAAAATGATTTTGGAAATCAGCCGTCCTGAAGTTGACACCTACACAAAAACGCTCAAAGATCCTGTGTTTGAAGAGGGTCTTTATGTATTTCATGATGTGAAATTTCCAAAAAAAGGTGTTTGGAATCTGTTGTTAAAAGTAGATGTCGGTGACAAGAGCAGATTTTATGCCATCAAAACTGATACCCGCATCATAAACGACAGAAGCATCCAGGAAGCTTCGCAGTACTAA
- a CDS encoding PD-(D/E)XK nuclease family protein, with translation MEETTIVLPTARAIRHEQLAAQEQTLFLPNYITMSDFIARLTLVKGYKFIDDESRILLLLEASDFKGFANLQIERNFFTFTKNSSYIFKFYEELSAELYDINLLSSADVYAEYEEHIAILQELYKRYEKLCNEKKLLDRIFLPKLYEFNEAYAKTHQNVTIYLDGHLTNFELELLQKAKSFMSIKLRFWATRFNEKMQNKLGELGFELEAGFIYELDFNNIKTLTKEKIPTDYKLTCNSFSESLLQVAFVQQKIYEFVQKGYNPQNIAVILPNETAAPILKSFDEKCNLNFAMGESFRHSGVYKKIEATLNAIEQDSKENEARIQRVGDELFLLLHGLYYKKVSEIDFIQKMQEVAAFFTNRQEKKILNEELHKIEKLLPFMQDMSVKSLLNIFMQRLALRTVDDVRGGKVTVMGVLETRSVHFDAVIIIDFDDKNVPKRSDKDMFLNTQIRKAASLPTMGDRESLQKHYYQMLISRSKEVAIAYVNSSESSGSRFLKQLGITQKNEHRELDYAEILFQKREAGFQKEEEIIEEYSFKNVALSASRLKTFLTCKRKYYYKYIQHIKNHEIPKDMPQEYEIGNVVHSALKAVYEKQNFYTDTEKLKKDINKALDDFCGESELDKYLVEMQKKRLEAFAEAEIERFKKGWKVFKTEELLETNFAGMKIVGQIDRIDKKENLIEVLDYKTGAYMLYNKNNYTEATDFQLEFYALLAGGFGNVERCGFYDLKESQIIPEAFLQEKTEILKSHIKDLLSIESVNFEKCEETKPCQFCEYAIMCNRD, from the coding sequence ATGGAAGAGACAACCATAGTCCTTCCGACTGCCCGTGCTATTCGTCACGAGCAGCTTGCTGCACAAGAACAGACACTCTTTTTACCCAACTACATTACTATGAGCGATTTTATCGCCAGACTCACGCTTGTAAAAGGCTATAAATTTATAGATGATGAGAGCAGAATACTGCTTTTGCTTGAAGCGTCAGATTTTAAAGGCTTTGCAAACCTTCAGATCGAGCGGAATTTTTTTACCTTTACCAAAAATTCTTCGTATATCTTTAAATTTTACGAAGAACTGAGTGCAGAACTTTATGATATCAATCTACTCAGCAGTGCCGATGTTTATGCAGAGTATGAAGAGCATATTGCCATTTTGCAAGAACTTTACAAACGTTATGAAAAACTGTGCAATGAAAAAAAACTGCTTGACAGAATATTTTTGCCAAAGCTTTACGAATTTAACGAAGCGTATGCAAAAACACATCAAAATGTGACGATTTATTTAGACGGGCATCTGACAAACTTTGAGCTTGAACTGTTGCAAAAGGCAAAGTCGTTTATGTCTATAAAACTCCGTTTCTGGGCGACGCGCTTTAATGAAAAGATGCAAAACAAACTGGGCGAACTCGGGTTTGAACTGGAAGCCGGATTTATATATGAACTTGACTTTAACAACATAAAAACGCTCACAAAAGAAAAAATACCTACAGATTACAAGCTTACATGTAACAGTTTCAGCGAATCTCTTTTGCAGGTTGCCTTTGTACAGCAGAAAATCTATGAATTTGTACAAAAAGGATATAATCCCCAAAACATTGCTGTCATTTTGCCCAATGAAACCGCAGCACCGATACTTAAAAGCTTTGATGAAAAGTGCAATCTGAACTTTGCAATGGGGGAGTCTTTTCGTCACTCCGGAGTTTATAAAAAAATCGAAGCAACATTAAATGCGATAGAACAGGACTCAAAAGAGAATGAGGCACGTATACAAAGAGTGGGAGATGAGCTCTTTTTACTTTTGCACGGACTCTACTATAAAAAAGTTTCAGAGATTGATTTTATACAAAAAATGCAGGAAGTGGCTGCTTTTTTTACCAATAGACAGGAGAAGAAAATATTGAACGAGGAGTTGCATAAAATAGAAAAACTTTTGCCTTTTATGCAGGATATGAGTGTAAAATCACTCTTGAATATTTTTATGCAGCGTCTGGCTTTGAGAACTGTGGATGATGTCCGTGGGGGCAAAGTGACGGTAATGGGAGTACTTGAGACAAGAAGTGTTCATTTTGATGCAGTAATTATTATAGATTTTGATGACAAAAATGTTCCAAAACGCAGTGATAAAGATATGTTTTTAAATACACAGATACGAAAAGCTGCCTCTTTGCCAACGATGGGAGACAGGGAAAGCCTGCAGAAACATTACTACCAAATGCTGATTTCACGCTCAAAAGAGGTGGCAATCGCCTATGTCAACTCAAGTGAGAGCAGCGGTTCAAGGTTTTTAAAACAACTCGGCATTACACAAAAAAATGAGCACAGAGAACTGGACTACGCTGAAATTCTCTTTCAAAAAAGAGAGGCAGGTTTTCAAAAAGAAGAAGAGATAATAGAGGAGTACAGTTTTAAAAATGTAGCGCTCTCTGCCAGCAGGCTCAAAACCTTCCTTACATGTAAGCGTAAATATTACTATAAATATATCCAACATATAAAAAACCATGAAATACCAAAAGATATGCCTCAGGAGTATGAAATAGGCAATGTCGTGCACAGTGCATTAAAAGCAGTCTATGAAAAGCAGAATTTTTATACGGATACCGAAAAGCTCAAAAAAGATATCAACAAAGCTCTGGATGATTTTTGCGGAGAGAGTGAGCTTGACAAGTATCTCGTTGAAATGCAAAAAAAACGTCTGGAGGCTTTTGCGGAGGCTGAAATAGAGCGGTTTAAAAAAGGCTGGAAAGTATTCAAAACAGAAGAACTTTTAGAAACGAATTTTGCAGGCATGAAAATTGTCGGTCAAATAGACAGAATAGATAAAAAAGAAAATCTTATCGAGGTGCTTGACTATAAAACAGGTGCCTACATGCTTTACAATAAAAACAACTACACAGAGGCAACGGACTTTCAGCTTGAATTTTACGCTCTTTTGGCCGGCGGTTTTGGAAACGTTGAGCGTTGCGGTTTTTATGATTTGAAAGAGTCTCAAATCATCCCGGAAGCATTTTTGCAAGAAAAAACAGAAATATTAAAATCTCATATCAAAGATCTCCTTTCCATAGAGTCCGTCAACTTTGAAAAATGTGAAGAGACAAAGCCCTGCCAGTTTTGTGAATATGCCATCATGTGTAATAGAGATTAA
- a CDS encoding nucleotidyltransferase family protein: MTKRDVLNYLKEHYPEFHKQYAVEKIGLFGSYARDEATPQSDIDIFVKMRPNMFDMIAIKEQIEEDLHIKVDIVREHKNMKPFFLEMIQKDLIYA; the protein is encoded by the coding sequence ATGACAAAACGTGATGTACTTAATTATTTAAAAGAGCATTACCCCGAGTTCCATAAACAATATGCGGTTGAAAAAATTGGATTGTTCGGAAGTTATGCAAGAGATGAAGCAACACCGCAGAGTGATATAGATATTTTTGTAAAAATGAGACCTAATATGTTTGATATGATTGCAATAAAAGAGCAGATAGAAGAAGATTTGCATATAAAAGTGGATATTGTGCGTGAACATAAAAATATGAAACCTTTTTTCCTGGAAATGATTCAAAAAGATTTGATTTATGCTTAA
- a CDS encoding HepT-like ribonuclease domain-containing protein, which produces MLNDKQRMILSTLDDIRISLELIIQRCQKINSSDDFLENDEGLLKLDSISMRLIAIGEGFKNIDKLSEGKILPQYPNIPWRQVKGVRDVLSHHYFDLDAEVIFEICQNDIHNLLEATVEIIKDLHV; this is translated from the coding sequence ATGCTTAATGATAAACAAAGAATGATTTTATCCACACTTGATGATATACGAATATCATTAGAACTCATTATTCAAAGATGCCAAAAAATAAATTCGAGTGATGATTTTTTAGAAAACGATGAGGGACTTTTAAAACTTGATAGTATCTCAATGCGACTAATTGCTATTGGAGAGGGTTTTAAAAATATTGATAAATTGTCTGAGGGAAAAATATTGCCTCAGTATCCAAATATTCCGTGGAGACAGGTAAAGGGAGTGCGAGATGTTTTATCTCATCACTATTTTGATTTGGATGCGGAGGTAATATTTGAAATTTGTCAAAATGATATACACAATCTTTTAGAAGCAACTGTTGAAATAATAAAAGATCTTCATGTCTAA